A genomic window from Ruminiclostridium cellulolyticum H10 includes:
- a CDS encoding helix-turn-helix domain-containing protein, translated as MIISHLRKIFKVLSVRASKKYLLKYFITYFAVLIVPLIIGYAYYVNAYKIVYSDAINENNAILRQASSILEQRFGEADSMANQIVTNSNVNAFQGIHDPLRYPNSYSIIRTRNSLTNYNTSNKFVWNYFIFFNKSEMVMNNEISYTYEQFYKRYMSFKGIPYEKWYRTITENLCEGGLSEEIGAELYNYTPSGTVGMTIVTYSKPLISYGQNDGFVMLVINKKEISELLSSINTDNGGVTYIENNDGKIITYFSGEKCDIQAVQASVNKSFTGSENSSEISINGKKMMVNYIKTNNDGFKYVAVQSKKVVLEKANNLKVIIYVVLLISILLGTLISYYMAKRSAKPLQDILNNIQISEISEDAFKNIKYTLSELGNNNRNLKRTIDEQIPILKTTFLTRLINGEFNSQEEIGKIARCIRLNFKNSVYCTVIFKFDTDVNNYDTLELTIVNSFKQLLREILGRVVPDALICDLDEQQLVMLVVYPASQKGQLNPYIEDMAARLKQEMPKNLFESLLISCGNIVDQLNDIPISFENAKLAFKINSANRHSNILWYAGTGNYTVNYYFPTDLQTKLINNVKAGDKGAVKSILNLLFNKNFIDSNLSTSLHKLFIYELLGIIIKLWNQIGFDEKTYNYIISNTDNIDKYSELKQIKIITDSYYMLCEIINGQSDKQYLNTNNQIIEYINEFYHDCNISLASIASQFNMNESYLSYIFKQQSGIKLSSYIENLRIQKAKELLRSTALPISEIAVKTGYFSTNTFCRAFKRVTGINATTFRGSNA; from the coding sequence ATGATTATCAGTCATTTAAGAAAAATATTCAAAGTACTATCTGTCAGAGCCTCAAAAAAATATCTTCTGAAATATTTTATTACTTATTTTGCAGTTTTAATTGTACCTCTAATAATAGGTTATGCATATTATGTAAACGCATACAAAATCGTTTATTCTGATGCCATAAATGAAAATAATGCAATTCTCAGACAGGCCTCTTCTATTCTGGAACAGAGGTTTGGTGAGGCTGATTCCATGGCGAATCAGATTGTTACAAACAGTAATGTTAATGCGTTTCAGGGTATCCATGATCCCTTAAGATATCCTAACTCATATTCTATAATAAGAACACGTAATAGCCTTACTAATTACAATACTTCCAATAAATTTGTGTGGAATTATTTCATCTTTTTTAACAAAAGTGAAATGGTAATGAACAACGAGATTTCCTATACTTATGAGCAATTTTACAAAAGGTATATGAGTTTTAAAGGGATACCCTATGAAAAGTGGTACCGCACAATAACTGAAAACCTTTGCGAAGGCGGCCTTTCGGAAGAAATTGGGGCAGAGCTGTATAATTATACGCCTTCCGGTACTGTTGGTATGACGATAGTTACCTATTCAAAGCCCTTAATTTCTTATGGTCAAAATGATGGTTTCGTCATGCTGGTAATAAATAAAAAAGAAATATCCGAACTTTTATCCTCTATAAATACCGATAACGGCGGAGTAACATACATAGAAAACAATGACGGTAAAATCATAACCTACTTTTCTGGTGAAAAATGTGATATCCAGGCTGTACAAGCCTCAGTAAATAAGAGCTTTACGGGATCCGAAAATTCTTCCGAGATATCTATCAACGGTAAGAAAATGATGGTTAACTACATTAAAACAAATAATGACGGGTTCAAGTATGTAGCTGTCCAATCAAAAAAAGTTGTACTGGAGAAGGCTAACAATCTTAAAGTAATTATTTATGTAGTGCTGCTTATTTCTATTTTGCTGGGTACTCTCATTTCTTATTATATGGCAAAAAGAAGTGCAAAACCTTTACAGGATATATTAAACAATATACAAATCAGCGAAATCAGCGAAGATGCTTTTAAAAATATCAAGTATACCTTAAGTGAACTAGGTAATAACAACAGAAATTTAAAAAGAACCATTGACGAACAGATCCCTATTTTAAAAACAACTTTTCTTACAAGACTTATAAACGGGGAGTTCAATTCACAGGAGGAGATAGGAAAAATTGCCAGATGTATCCGTTTGAATTTTAAAAATAGTGTATACTGCACTGTTATATTCAAATTTGATACCGATGTAAATAATTATGATACTCTGGAATTGACAATTGTAAATTCATTTAAGCAGTTATTGAGGGAAATACTCGGCAGGGTTGTACCTGACGCCCTTATTTGTGATCTGGATGAGCAACAATTGGTAATGCTTGTTGTTTATCCTGCCTCGCAGAAGGGACAGCTCAATCCTTATATTGAAGATATGGCGGCCAGGTTGAAGCAGGAAATGCCTAAAAATCTATTTGAAAGTCTTTTAATCTCCTGCGGCAATATTGTAGATCAGCTGAATGATATACCCATTTCTTTCGAAAATGCAAAGCTGGCCTTCAAAATTAACTCTGCCAATAGGCATAGTAATATCCTGTGGTATGCTGGTACAGGAAATTATACGGTTAATTACTATTTCCCTACCGATTTGCAGACAAAGCTTATAAATAATGTTAAGGCAGGCGATAAAGGAGCTGTTAAATCCATCCTCAATCTACTCTTTAACAAGAATTTTATTGATTCAAACCTTTCAACGTCACTGCATAAACTATTTATTTACGAGCTTTTGGGTATTATCATTAAATTGTGGAATCAGATTGGCTTTGATGAAAAGACCTACAATTACATCATAAGCAATACCGACAATATTGACAAATATAGCGAACTTAAGCAGATAAAAATAATAACAGATTCTTATTACATGCTTTGTGAAATAATAAATGGACAATCGGACAAACAGTACTTAAATACCAATAATCAAATAATTGAGTACATCAACGAATTTTACCATGATTGTAATATATCTCTTGCTTCTATAGCAAGCCAATTTAACATGAACGAATCTTATTTGTCATATATATTCAAGCAGCAAAGTGGTATCAAGCTGTCATCGTATATTGAGAATTTAAGGATTCAGAAGGCCAAAGAGCTGTTGAGAAGTACTGCCTTACCTATAAGTGAAATTGCAGTAAAAACAGGTTATTTTTCTACAAACACCTTTTGCCGAGCTTTCAAAAGAGTTACTGGTATAAATGCAACAACGTTCAGAGGAAGTAATGCGTGA
- a CDS encoding acyl-CoA dehydrogenase family protein, with amino-acid sequence MIIELTPEQLKYQEEVKTFVDTVIKPMAQQNDREEQMPAELIKKIGENGHLGSVIAKEYGGQELDMISIGLLNEEFGRGCSSARSLLTVHGMVALAIDRWGTQEQRNYWLPRMSKGHIIGAFGLTEPNVGSDAKSIETTAVLNGDCYVLNGKKKWITMGQVADVFLIFARCEDKPTAFLVNRDTSGFSTKPIKGLMGARASMVAELIMEDCHIPKENIVGRVGTGLSHVGLNSLDYGRYTIAWGCVGLGEACLEESVRYSRKRKQFGQPLRQNQLIQKMVTEMSVNIKAARLLCLNAGYLKDIGDPDTIMETWNAKYFAAKMVVKVASDAVQIHGAKGCCNEYPVERYYRDSKINEIIEGTTQMHELLIATNVFRNIR; translated from the coding sequence ATGATAATAGAATTAACGCCTGAACAGCTTAAGTATCAGGAAGAAGTCAAGACATTCGTAGATACTGTAATAAAACCGATGGCACAACAAAATGATAGAGAAGAACAGATGCCCGCAGAACTCATTAAAAAGATTGGGGAGAATGGACACTTAGGCTCTGTTATCGCTAAAGAATACGGTGGACAGGAACTTGATATGATATCCATTGGACTATTGAATGAAGAGTTCGGTCGTGGATGCTCTTCTGCTAGGAGCTTACTTACAGTTCATGGGATGGTAGCTCTTGCGATTGATAGGTGGGGTACTCAAGAACAGAGAAATTACTGGCTGCCTAGAATGTCTAAGGGGCATATAATAGGGGCATTTGGCTTAACTGAACCAAATGTAGGCTCTGATGCTAAAAGCATAGAGACTACAGCAGTTCTAAACGGAGATTGCTATGTACTGAATGGGAAAAAAAAGTGGATTACTATGGGGCAAGTTGCAGATGTTTTCCTAATTTTTGCTCGGTGTGAGGATAAGCCTACAGCATTTCTTGTTAACAGAGATACTTCTGGCTTTTCAACTAAGCCTATAAAGGGTTTAATGGGTGCAAGGGCCTCTATGGTTGCAGAGTTGATAATGGAAGACTGTCATATTCCTAAAGAGAATATAGTAGGGAGAGTTGGTACGGGACTATCACATGTTGGACTAAACAGTCTTGATTATGGCAGGTATACTATAGCATGGGGATGCGTCGGATTGGGAGAAGCATGTCTTGAAGAGAGCGTGCGTTATTCAAGAAAAAGAAAGCAGTTTGGACAGCCATTAAGACAAAACCAGCTAATACAGAAGATGGTAACAGAAATGTCAGTGAATATTAAAGCTGCGAGGCTTCTATGCCTCAATGCTGGCTATCTAAAGGATATTGGAGATCCTGACACAATAATGGAAACATGGAATGCAAAATACTTTGCAGCAAAAATGGTAGTTAAGGTGGCAAGTGATGCAGTACAGATTCATGGAGCTAAAGGGTGTTGCAATGAATATCCCGTAGAAAGATACTATAGGGATTCCAAAATTAATGAAATAATAGAAGGAACAACTCAGATGCATGAGCTGCTGATTGCTACAAATGTATTTAGAAATATCAGATAA
- a CDS encoding acyl carrier protein, with protein MEEIKVKIRAFLSRFFRKHELKDNEDIFALGFVNSLFAMQLVMFLEKEFGIRVDNKDLDLNNFRTIDTITDLIISKKGE; from the coding sequence ATGGAGGAAATTAAAGTTAAAATAAGAGCATTTTTGAGCCGCTTTTTTAGGAAACATGAACTAAAGGATAATGAGGATATATTTGCTCTCGGATTTGTGAATTCACTTTTTGCAATGCAATTAGTTATGTTTTTAGAAAAGGAATTTGGAATTAGAGTAGATAATAAAGATCTTGACTTAAATAATTTTAGAACTATAGATACTATTACTGATTTAATCATAAGCAAAAAGGGAGAGTAA
- a CDS encoding AraC family transcriptional regulator codes for MERIFSVLTERDISLPIFVTGVGYEHYQDHVTRKEGFPNYHLAFCEQGVGKLIICNREYLIEQKTAFFFYPNVPHEYYPVAEPWSLRWIIFSGSSVHTLLNAAGIGRFEVYMLNSPEEVTFCCNKLHKILLEKKSTSMLEASGVLYNFLANINKLIEEVNSEGDTQLIKKLNSIIGFIKNNFKKDITLEELATHAGISSSYLCRIFKKEYGISPFTYILRCRVNAAKEELINFPDKSIKAISLDTGFNSCSYFGSVFKEYEGYSPNRFRELYFMPQ; via the coding sequence ATGGAAAGAATTTTTTCTGTGCTTACAGAACGCGATATATCCCTCCCGATTTTTGTAACAGGTGTGGGTTATGAACATTATCAGGACCACGTCACCAGAAAGGAAGGGTTCCCCAATTACCACCTTGCATTTTGTGAACAAGGCGTCGGAAAACTTATAATATGTAACAGGGAATATTTGATTGAACAGAAAACTGCTTTTTTCTTTTATCCAAATGTACCCCACGAGTATTATCCCGTCGCAGAGCCCTGGTCACTCAGGTGGATTATATTCTCCGGATCTAGTGTCCATACACTTCTCAATGCCGCGGGTATAGGCCGCTTTGAGGTGTATATGCTCAACAGTCCCGAAGAAGTTACCTTTTGCTGTAATAAACTCCATAAAATACTTCTTGAAAAAAAGTCCACAAGTATGCTTGAAGCCTCTGGAGTCCTATACAACTTTCTTGCAAATATAAATAAACTGATTGAAGAGGTAAATTCGGAAGGCGACACGCAGCTTATAAAAAAGCTAAATAGTATTATCGGATTTATAAAAAATAATTTCAAAAAGGATATAACCCTTGAGGAACTAGCTACACATGCTGGTATTTCATCATCATATCTTTGTAGGATATTCAAAAAGGAATACGGCATCAGCCCTTTTACATATATTCTTCGGTGCAGGGTTAATGCAGCGAAGGAAGAACTAATAAATTTTCCGGACAAAAGCATAAAAGCTATTTCCTTAGATACAGGCTTTAACAGTTGCAGCTATTTCGGCTCGGTCTTTAAGGAATATGAAGGCTACTCTCCTAACAGGTTCAGAGAGCTATATTTCATGCCTCAGTAA
- a CDS encoding HAD-IIIC family phosphatase → MKELDCRGTKVKCVVWDLDNTVWDGVLLEDGNVNLFNEVASIIKTLDSRGILQSIASKNDYDLALAKLEEFGLREYFIYPQINWNSKSFSIKEIAKAINIGVDTLAFIDDQQFELEEVKFAVPEVFCIDASNLGNLLDIPEMNPVFITEDSKNRRLMYVSDIERNKLEDEFEGPKEEFLASLNMSFTIMHVQEGDLQRAEELTVRTHQLNTTGYTYSYEELDSFRKSNKHKLLIASLEDKFGTYGKIGLALVECNDDEWILKMLLMSCRVMSRGVGTIMINYVAEQAKKAGVRMLAEFIPNDRNRMMYITYKFAGFQEIQEKNGLCILEKDTNEIPPYPDYIRVVKEDIA, encoded by the coding sequence ATGAAAGAACTTGATTGTAGGGGAACGAAAGTAAAATGCGTTGTATGGGATCTAGATAATACAGTATGGGACGGAGTTTTACTTGAAGATGGAAATGTTAATTTATTTAACGAGGTTGCATCAATTATAAAGACCTTGGATAGCAGGGGTATACTCCAATCAATAGCGAGCAAAAACGACTACGATTTAGCATTAGCTAAGTTAGAAGAATTTGGCCTAAGGGAATACTTTATCTATCCTCAGATTAACTGGAATTCAAAATCATTTTCCATTAAGGAAATTGCAAAAGCTATTAATATCGGAGTTGATACACTGGCTTTTATAGATGATCAACAGTTTGAACTAGAAGAAGTTAAGTTTGCTGTGCCAGAGGTGTTTTGTATAGATGCATCTAATTTAGGTAATTTGCTGGATATCCCTGAGATGAATCCAGTTTTTATAACAGAGGATTCTAAAAATAGGAGGCTTATGTATGTAAGTGATATTGAGCGAAATAAGCTGGAGGATGAATTTGAAGGACCTAAAGAAGAGTTCCTTGCTTCTCTGAATATGTCATTTACAATTATGCATGTACAGGAGGGAGACTTGCAGCGTGCCGAAGAACTTACAGTCAGAACACATCAGTTAAACACAACAGGGTATACATACTCCTACGAGGAGTTAGATAGTTTTCGAAAATCTAATAAACATAAATTATTGATAGCAAGTCTTGAGGATAAATTCGGTACATATGGGAAAATAGGACTTGCTTTGGTAGAATGTAATGATGATGAATGGATATTGAAGATGCTTCTAATGTCTTGTAGAGTTATGTCCAGAGGTGTAGGAACTATAATGATAAATTATGTTGCAGAACAGGCTAAAAAGGCTGGAGTACGGATGCTGGCTGAATTTATACCAAACGATAGGAATAGGATGATGTATATAACATATAAATTCGCAGGCTTTCAAGAAATTCAGGAAAAAAATGGGCTTTGTATTCTGGAAAAGGACACCAATGAAATACCACCATATCCAGACTATATCCGAGTTGTTAAAGAGGATATAGCTTAA
- a CDS encoding sugar-binding domain-containing protein produces the protein MDKRSFPLDGDWYVALDEKEIGIKEKWFESTFTEKVKLPGTLDENGIGSLVTGTDTFRLNRIRKYVGAAWYNRLVVLPDDIVEKHVTLFLERCMWKTELWINGNYAGSQNSLSTPHKYKLDGMLKAGENLISIKVDNSPIYNLGVMSHGYSEEVQTVWNGIVGRIELDIRDKVYVERANVYSDMESSKLSTRLLLVNTASKAVEGLISLSVRPQDGENVIIRDSYYFSIGANSSVNVELTQAYEDKLGLWDEFNQNLYRMDINLECQCEKENEMYSDSSQILFGIRSFKAEGPVFRLNGKKIFLRGTHDAGNFPITGYPSMEVEDWKRIYAIAKSYGINHFRFHSWCPGEAAFAAADEEGMILQAELPLFGFTAPPLGQDEPRDSFLREELLRILEEYGNHPSFCMMCMGNELRGDYEMLSEFVEMGRKTDGRHLYSSAANNAAEPGLGIKPNKGDQYYVAHEARINGERVNRRCENVFNNERPETISDYSETLKGIEVPTISHEVGQWEVYPDFEEIKKYTGVLKAKNFEEFKGSAAAKQVLNKNKDFVMASGKLAVLLYREEIERSLRTADYGGFQLLDMHDFPGQGTALVGWLDAFWDSKGLVEPREFRNWCNHSVLLARMEKRVWLNSEVFSAEINFANYSQNDYSQLNIRWELTRSDGTMYSCGKFNNIFIPQGNLSYIGVAAAELNKVETAEKLILTIVTDGICITNQWDIWVYPEKLAVEMPEDIYVAESWDDGVSETLGNGGTVLMFTGAVRNSEAMCFTTPFWNTQMFENQRKTMGILCNPNHPALLDFPTEYHTNWQWWELLADSKCIGINELPAGFEPIVSAIDHPVRNNRLGVIFEARVLSGKLLICSLDLNGDLGGLPAARQLKYSILNYIQSERFEPEFYVDESIMANMLLKNTASNLKLLTKNIKASNTKYSSKVEYILDTDTSNFWVTMGGQYPYVIDIELTESTAIKGLTYWPRQDGMTIGLISRYEIYISGDPVQYGKPVASGSFKNTLEKQEIILDWIDDGFNVTRSKTGKYIRFVAVKGFNNDREAAIGSLDIITV, from the coding sequence ATGGACAAAAGGTCTTTCCCGCTGGACGGAGATTGGTATGTAGCTCTGGATGAAAAGGAGATCGGAATAAAAGAGAAATGGTTTGAAAGTACATTTACAGAAAAGGTTAAATTACCCGGTACCCTTGATGAAAATGGCATTGGCAGTCTGGTAACAGGTACTGACACCTTTAGATTGAACCGTATACGCAAATATGTAGGGGCAGCATGGTATAACAGATTGGTAGTGCTACCTGACGACATAGTAGAAAAGCATGTCACATTGTTTTTGGAAAGATGCATGTGGAAAACAGAACTTTGGATAAATGGCAATTATGCCGGCTCTCAAAATAGCTTAAGCACCCCTCACAAGTATAAGCTTGACGGAATGCTTAAAGCGGGTGAAAACCTTATCAGCATCAAGGTGGATAATTCACCTATCTATAATCTGGGAGTCATGAGCCACGGATATTCGGAAGAGGTACAAACCGTTTGGAACGGCATAGTGGGAAGAATAGAACTGGATATTAGGGATAAAGTTTATGTGGAGCGAGCAAATGTGTATTCTGATATGGAAAGCAGTAAGCTATCAACGCGCCTGTTGCTGGTTAATACTGCTTCAAAAGCAGTCGAAGGCTTGATTAGTCTTTCGGTCCGTCCTCAAGATGGAGAAAATGTAATTATAAGGGATTCATATTATTTTAGTATAGGAGCAAATTCATCAGTTAACGTTGAGTTGACTCAGGCGTATGAGGACAAGCTAGGCTTGTGGGATGAGTTTAATCAAAATTTGTATAGAATGGATATAAATTTGGAATGCCAGTGTGAAAAAGAGAATGAAATGTATTCTGATTCAAGCCAAATACTTTTCGGTATTCGGAGCTTTAAGGCAGAAGGTCCTGTGTTTAGGCTTAACGGCAAAAAAATATTCCTAAGGGGGACTCATGATGCCGGTAATTTTCCGATTACAGGGTATCCGTCAATGGAGGTTGAAGACTGGAAACGTATATATGCAATAGCAAAATCCTATGGAATCAACCACTTCAGATTTCACTCATGGTGTCCCGGCGAAGCTGCATTTGCTGCCGCTGATGAAGAGGGAATGATTTTACAGGCAGAATTGCCCTTATTTGGTTTTACTGCTCCGCCGCTGGGACAGGATGAACCTAGAGACAGCTTCCTGAGAGAAGAGCTGCTTAGAATTCTGGAAGAGTATGGGAACCACCCGTCATTTTGCATGATGTGCATGGGAAACGAACTTCGCGGAGACTATGAGATGCTCTCTGAATTTGTTGAAATGGGCAGGAAAACGGACGGAAGGCACCTTTATTCGTCAGCCGCAAACAATGCGGCAGAACCAGGACTTGGGATCAAACCTAATAAAGGTGATCAGTACTATGTTGCTCATGAGGCAAGGATAAACGGTGAAAGGGTTAATAGACGCTGTGAGAATGTTTTCAATAATGAAAGGCCTGAAACTATATCCGACTACAGTGAGACACTGAAAGGAATAGAGGTTCCGACCATATCTCATGAAGTAGGCCAGTGGGAGGTTTATCCCGACTTTGAAGAAATAAAAAAGTACACTGGTGTTTTAAAGGCAAAAAATTTTGAGGAGTTTAAAGGATCGGCAGCGGCAAAACAGGTTTTGAACAAAAATAAGGATTTTGTAATGGCTTCGGGCAAATTGGCGGTTTTATTGTACAGGGAAGAAATTGAACGCTCGCTGAGAACTGCGGATTATGGAGGTTTTCAGCTTCTTGACATGCATGATTTCCCTGGGCAGGGTACTGCCCTTGTGGGATGGCTGGATGCCTTCTGGGATTCCAAAGGTCTGGTGGAGCCCCGGGAATTCAGAAACTGGTGCAACCACTCTGTGCTACTGGCAAGAATGGAAAAACGTGTGTGGTTAAATAGTGAGGTATTCAGTGCTGAGATCAATTTTGCCAATTACAGTCAAAATGATTATTCACAGCTTAATATCAGGTGGGAATTAACCCGAAGTGACGGTACGATGTATTCCTGCGGTAAATTTAATAACATCTTCATTCCCCAGGGCAACCTATCTTATATTGGAGTGGCAGCAGCTGAGCTCAATAAGGTAGAAACTGCTGAAAAACTTATACTTACAATTGTTACGGACGGCATTTGTATAACAAATCAATGGGATATCTGGGTATATCCCGAAAAGCTAGCTGTTGAAATGCCGGAAGACATATATGTTGCCGAAAGCTGGGATGACGGAGTGTCCGAAACCTTGGGCAATGGGGGGACAGTGCTTATGTTTACTGGAGCAGTAAGAAATTCGGAGGCAATGTGTTTTACGACTCCATTTTGGAATACCCAGATGTTTGAAAACCAGAGGAAAACCATGGGTATTCTTTGTAACCCTAATCATCCTGCTCTTCTGGACTTCCCCACGGAGTACCATACAAACTGGCAATGGTGGGAGCTGCTTGCCGATTCAAAGTGTATAGGCATAAATGAACTCCCGGCAGGGTTTGAGCCAATTGTCTCTGCAATAGATCACCCTGTCAGAAATAACAGGCTAGGAGTTATTTTTGAAGCAAGGGTTCTCAGCGGAAAACTTCTTATATGTAGCCTCGATTTGAACGGCGATTTAGGCGGCCTTCCGGCAGCAAGACAGTTAAAGTACAGTATTCTGAATTATATCCAGAGTGAAAGGTTTGAGCCTGAATTTTATGTGGATGAGAGCATTATGGCAAATATGTTGTTAAAAAACACTGCATCCAATTTAAAATTACTGACAAAAAATATTAAGGCATCAAATACAAAATACTCAAGTAAAGTGGAATATATTCTTGATACTGATACGTCAAATTTTTGGGTCACAATGGGAGGACAATACCCGTATGTCATAGATATTGAACTTACGGAAAGTACAGCCATAAAAGGTTTAACATATTGGCCGAGACAGGATGGTATGACGATAGGACTTATATCCAGATATGAAATATATATATCCGGTGATCCGGTGCAATACGGTAAGCCTGTCGCATCAGGAAGCTTTAAAAACACACTTGAAAAACAGGAGATAATTCTGGATTGGATTGATGACGGATTTAATGTTACCAGGAGCAAGACAGGGAAATATATTAGATTTGTTGCTGTTAAAGGGTTTAACAATGACCGGGAAGCTGCCATTGGAAGTCTGGACATAATAACCGTATAA